A region of Bacillus cabrialesii DNA encodes the following proteins:
- the groL gene encoding chaperonin GroEL (60 kDa chaperone family; promotes refolding of misfolded polypeptides especially under stressful conditions; forms two stacked rings of heptamers to form a barrel-shaped 14mer; ends can be capped by GroES; misfolded proteins enter the barrel where they are refolded when GroES binds), with amino-acid sequence MAKDIKFSEEARRAMLRGVDALADAVKVTLGPKGRNVVLEKKFGSPLITNDGVTIAKEIELEDAFENMGAKLVAEVASKTNDVAGDGTTTATVLAQAMIREGLKNVTAGANPVGVRKGMEQAVAVAIENLKEISKPIEGKESIAQVAAISAADEEVGSLIAEAMERVGNDGVITIEESKGFTTELEVVEGMQFDRGYASPYMVTDSDKMEAVLDNPYILITDKKITNIQEILPVLEQVVQQGKPLLLIAEDVEGEALATLVVNKLRGTFNAVAVKAPGFGDRRKAMLEDIAVLTGGEVITEDLGLDLKSTQITQLGRASKVVVTKENTTIVEGAGETDKISARVTQIRAQVEETTSEFDREKLQERLAKLAGGVAVIKVGAATETELKERKLRIEDALNSTRAAVEEGIVSGGGTALVNVYNKVAAVEAEGDAQTGINIVLRALEEPIRQIAHNAGLEGSVIVERLKNEEIGVGFNAATGEWVNMIEKGIVDPTKVTRSALQNAASVAAMLLTTEAVVADKPEENAGGAGMPDMGGMGGMGGMM; translated from the coding sequence ATGGCAAAAGATATTAAGTTTAGTGAAGAAGCTCGCCGCGCAATGCTTCGCGGTGTCGATGCACTTGCTGATGCTGTAAAAGTAACTTTAGGACCAAAAGGACGCAACGTGGTTCTAGAGAAAAAATTCGGTTCTCCGTTAATCACAAATGACGGTGTAACAATCGCTAAAGAAATCGAACTCGAAGACGCGTTTGAAAACATGGGTGCGAAGCTTGTTGCTGAAGTAGCCAGCAAAACAAACGACGTTGCCGGTGACGGTACAACAACTGCGACAGTTCTTGCGCAAGCAATGATCCGTGAAGGCCTTAAAAACGTAACAGCAGGCGCTAACCCTGTAGGCGTGCGTAAAGGTATGGAACAAGCTGTAGCGGTTGCGATCGAAAACTTAAAAGAAATTTCTAAGCCAATCGAAGGCAAAGAGTCTATCGCTCAGGTTGCTGCGATCTCTGCTGCTGATGAGGAAGTCGGAAGCCTTATCGCTGAAGCAATGGAGCGCGTAGGAAACGACGGCGTTATCACAATCGAAGAGTCTAAAGGCTTCACAACTGAGCTAGAGGTTGTTGAAGGTATGCAATTCGACCGCGGATATGCGTCTCCTTACATGGTAACTGACTCTGATAAGATGGAAGCGGTTCTTGACAATCCTTACATCTTAATCACAGACAAAAAAATCACAAACATTCAAGAAATCCTTCCTGTGCTTGAGCAGGTTGTTCAGCAAGGCAAACCATTGCTTCTGATCGCAGAAGACGTTGAAGGCGAAGCGCTTGCAACACTTGTTGTGAACAAACTTCGCGGCACATTCAACGCAGTGGCTGTTAAAGCTCCTGGCTTCGGTGACCGCCGTAAAGCAATGCTTGAAGACATCGCTGTCCTTACTGGCGGAGAAGTCATCACAGAAGATCTTGGCCTTGACCTGAAATCTACTCAAATCACTCAATTGGGACGCGCTTCTAAAGTTGTCGTTACAAAAGAAAACACAACAATCGTGGAAGGCGCTGGCGAAACAGACAAAATTTCTGCCCGCGTGACTCAAATCCGCGCTCAAGTGGAAGAAACAACTTCTGAGTTCGACAGAGAAAAATTACAAGAGCGTCTTGCGAAACTTGCTGGCGGCGTAGCTGTCATCAAAGTCGGCGCTGCGACAGAAACTGAGCTGAAAGAGCGTAAACTTCGCATCGAAGACGCCCTGAACTCAACTCGCGCAGCTGTTGAAGAAGGCATCGTATCCGGTGGTGGTACAGCGCTTGTAAACGTATATAACAAAGTCGCTGCAGTTGAAGCTGAAGGCGATGCTCAAACAGGTATCAACATCGTGCTCCGCGCGCTTGAAGAGCCAATCCGTCAAATCGCACATAACGCTGGTCTTGAAGGATCTGTCATCGTTGAACGCCTCAAAAACGAAGAAATCGGCGTAGGCTTCAACGCTGCAACTGGCGAATGGGTAAACATGATTGAAAAAGGTATCGTTGACCCAACAAAAGTAACACGCTCTGCACTGCAAAACGCAGCTTCTGTAGCAGCAATGCTCTTAACAACTGAAGCTGTTGTCGCTGACAAACCGGAAGAAAATGCCGGCGGCGCAGGAATGCCTGATATGGGCGGCATGGGCGGTATGGGCGGCATGATGTAA